From a single Oreochromis niloticus isolate F11D_XX linkage group LG4, O_niloticus_UMD_NMBU, whole genome shotgun sequence genomic region:
- the LOC100695731 gene encoding transmembrane protease serine 9-like translates to MDLTAMAFYKVMCLAAGLMLLTQESESQLDVCGKPKLNTRIVGGQVAPVGSWPWQVSLQRSGSHFCGGSLINSQWVLTAAHCCQTITATGLTVNLGRQSLQGSNPNAVSRTVTQIIKHPNYNSETFDNDICLLQLSSSVTFNNYISPVCLASSDSTFYSGVNSWVTGWGNIGEGVSLPSPQNLMEVEVPVVGNRQCNCNYGVGTITDNMICAGLSAGGKDSCQGDSGGPMVSKQNGRWIQAGIVSFGEGCAEPNLPGVYARVSQYQTWINSQISSNQPGFMMFTSTGTNSDLSVNCTGLPPVPTTTPPTTTTTPTTTTTISALVCGQAPRNSRNMGGPSVVAGSWPWMASLQKNGSHVCGGTLVALDSVLSNANCFSSSPVASEWTVVLGRLKLNGSNPFEVTLNVTNITLSNTTGTNIAILRLSAQPTLTDYIQPICLDNGRTFAEGLVCWAAGWSPGRGGAEEVMQQFQTSVVNCGSSSSSESICTDVFALQQGDSGGPLMCKQDGSWFQAVVLTAPSPSARRRRSSVMTFTRLSTFDSFLSETVETLLSPALNITSGNSANPTNVSVTTPTSSTYTTTMVTTTTYSKSVFDSSEGRPAHSFIFVFFHLLSFAFCLQLCL, encoded by the exons ATGGATCTTACAGCGATGGCTTTCTACAAAGTGATGTGTTTGGCTGCTGGGCTGATGCTCCTGACCCAAG agtCTGAGTCACAGCTGGATG TTTGTGGTAAGCCAAAGCTCAACACCAGGATTGTAGGAGGACAGGTGGCCCCTGTTGGCAGCTGGCCCTGGCAGGTCAGTCTGCAAAGATCTGGGTCCCACTTCTGTGGAGGATCCCTCATTAACAGTCAGTGGGTGCtgactgctgctcactgctgTCAAAC CATTACTGCAACTGGTCTGACTGTGAATCTGGGCCGTCAGAGTCTACAGGGATCTAATCCCAATGCAGTGTCCCGGACAGTAACACAGATCATCAAACATCCAAACTACAACTCTGAGACGTTTGACAACGACATCTGCCTCCTGCAGCTCTCGTCATCTGTGACATTCAACAACTACATTTCTCCCGTCTGCCTGGCGTCTTCAGACAGCACCTTCTACAGCGGTGTTAACAGCTGGGTTACCGGCTGGGGCAACATTGGAGAGGGAG TGTCTCTTCCTTCTCCACAAAACCTGATGGAGGTGGAGGTTCCTGTTGTGGGAAACAGACAGTGTAACTGTAACTATGGAGTGGGAACAATCACTGACAACATGATCTGTGCCGGGTTAAGTGCAGGAGGAAAGGACTCCTGTCAG GGGGATTCAGGAGGTCCAATGGTGAGCAAGCAGAACGGTCGCTGGATTCAGGCGGGAATCGTCAGTTTTGGGGAAGGTTGTGCTGAGCCGAATCTTCCAGGAGTCTACGCCAGAGTATCCCAGTACCAGACCTGGATCAACAGCCAGATCTCCTCCAACCAGCCGGGCTTCATGATGTTCACGTCCACTGGGACCAACAGTGACCTCAGTGTCAACTGCACAGGACTGCCACCAGTGCCAACCACCACCCCTCCAACAACCACCACCACACCtacaaccaccaccacca tttcagcaCTGGTCTGTGGACAAGCTCCAAGGAATTCTCGCAACATGGGGGGACCCTCAGTGGTGGCTGGTTCATGGCCGTGGATGGCGAGCCTACAGAAGAATGGAAGTCACGTGTGTGGTGGGACTCTGGTGGCCTTGGACTCAGTGTTGAGCAACGCCAACTGCTTCTCAAG CTCCCCTGTAGCGTCCGAGTGGACTGTCGTGTTGGGGCGTCTGAAGCTAAATGGATCCAACCCCTTTGAGGTGACGCTGAATGTGACAAATATCACTCTGAGCAACACGACCGGGACCAACATAGCCATCCTCCGTCTATCTGCCCAGCCCACCCTGACCGACTACATCCAGCCCATCTGCTTGGACAACGGGAGAACCTTCGCTGAGGGCTTGGTGTGCTGGGCGGCCGGTTGGAGTcctggaagaggaggag CTGAGGAAGTTATGCAGCAGTTTCAGACCTCGGTGGTAAACTGTGGGAGCTCATCATCGAGTGAGAGCATCTGTACAGACGTGTTTGCACTGCAGCAG GGTGATTCTGGTGGGCCACTGATGTGTAAGCAGGACGGCTCTTGGTTCCAGGCGGTCGTGTTAACAGCTCCGAGCCCCTCTGCCAGGAGAAGACGAAGCTCAGTCATGACCTTCACCAGACTGAGCACCTTTGACTCCTTCTTGTCTGAGACGGTTGAGACACTCTTGTCTCCAGCCTTGAATATCACCAGCGGCAACTCCGCCAACCCCACCAATGTCTCCGTCACCACCCCTACCAGCAGTACCTACACCACCACAATGGTTACCACTACTACTTACTCGAAAAGCGTGTTCGACAGCAGCGAGGGTCGTCCTGCTCACTCCTTCATCTTTGTCTTCTTCCATCTCCTCAGCTTCGCCTTTTGTCTCCAACTCTGCCTTTAG